A part of Cannabis sativa cultivar Pink pepper isolate KNU-18-1 chromosome 6, ASM2916894v1, whole genome shotgun sequence genomic DNA contains:
- the LOC133039151 gene encoding uncharacterized protein LOC133039151: MSYEKAWRCREKGLMYSRGTPKRLIVGYTVTFTCFGTKNPSTITYIITEDNEVQVPFRSPAACRRGFKFCRPVISIDGTFLKTSENHDSWKYFLQKLKEAIGEVENLVFVSDRHQSIEHAVEVIFPEACHCACYKHISMNVTHKFKTDVCNTQIWLAAYAWSKRECDRHLQVLRQMDPPIAAYVDNIGLEKWARPYCLGDNLIKQHEDGRRRSVLRNGAQLFNVGRGADGSDFEKGGDVNLVERTCTCGMFQLLKIPCPHACAAALTQNVSVYALSSPYYTKETWKNTYDATINVVGEEDEWVLPEHMQNMRIGVPVEKKPVGRPRKSNAGRLRTNRFPSNGQKVKEPRKCSNCGALGHNKATCKARV, from the exons ATGAGCTATGAGAAGGCTTGGAGGTGCCGAGAGAAGGGACTTATGTATTCGAGGGGTACGCCAAAGAGGCTTATAGTCGGTTACACGGTTACTTTTACGTGCTTTGGAACGAAGAATCCGAGTACTATTACGTACATTATCACAGAGGATAACGAGGTTCAAGTACCGTTTCGGTCACCGGCCGCTTGTAGGAGGGGATTTAAGTTTTGTCGTCCCGTGATTAGTATCGACGGCACGTTCTTGAAGACAAG CGAGAATCATGACTCTTGGAAGTATTTCTTGCAGAAGTTAAAGGAAGCGATTGGGGAGGTTGAAAACTTAGTGTTTGtatcggataggcatcaaagcattgaacatGCTGTCGAGGTTATTTTCCCCGAAGCATGCCACTGTGCATGCTACAAACATATTTCTATGAATGTCAcccacaagttcaagactgatGTATGTAACACGCAAATATGGTTGGCCgcttacgcatggtcgaagaGGGAATGTGATAGACATTTGCAGGTGCTCCGACAGATGGATCCTCCCATCGCTGCTTATGTTGACAATATAGGATTAGAAAAATGGGCTCGTCCTTATTGTCTAGGAGACA ATTTGATAAAGCAACACGAGGATGGTAGACGTAGAAGTGTCCTACGTAACGGTGCACAATTGTTTAATGTTGGAAGAGGTGCTGACGGTTCTGACTTTGAAAAAGGCGGAGATGTGAACTTAGTTGAGAGAACTTGCACTTGCGGCATGTTCCAATTGTTGAAAATTCCTTGTCCCCATGCATGTGCTGCAGCGCTTACTCAGAATGTCAGTGTCTACGCTCTGTCATCCCCCTATTACACAAAGGAGACGTGGAAGAATACTTACGATGCAACAATTAATGTTGTGGGTGAGGAGGATGAATGGGTGCTTCCAGAACACATGCAGAACATGAGAATCGGTGTACCAGTGGAGAAGAAACctgtaggtcgtccaagaaaGAGCAATGCAGGAAGACTACGGACTAACCGATTTCCATCGAACGGTCAAAAAGTCAAGGAACCACGCAAATGTTCAAACTGTGGCGCATTGGGGCACAACAAAGCTACTTGCAAGGCCAGGGTTTGA